The genomic window agggggtgtttcggactctttcaaggggatagTGATTTTTCCGGACTCTTTCAAAGcgataggggtgtttcggactcttttaaAGGGATaagggtgtttcggactctttcaaagagattgggggtgtttcggactctttcaaggggatagggTTTTTTTCGGaatctttcaaagggataggggaggtTTCGTACTGTTTCAGAAGGATAAGGCGTGTTCTGGattctttcaaagggatagggggtgtttcggactctttcaaagggataggggggttCGGACTCTTGCAAAAGAATAGGGGGAGTTTCGGATTCTTTCAAAAGGattgggggtgtttcggactcgtTCAAGTGTATAGGGGTGTTTCGGTCTCATTTAAAGGGATAGGTTTTTTTCGGGCtttttcaaagggatagggggtgtttcggactctttcaaggggatagTGAGTTTTCCGGACTCTTTCAAATcgataggggtgtttcggactctttcaaagggataggggtgtttcggactctttcaaagagattgggggtgtttcggacttttTCAAGGGGACAGGGTTTTTTTCGGACTCTTTTGAAGGGATAGGGTTTTTCCGGAATCTTtcaaagggatgggggaggtttcGTACTGTTTCAAAAGGATAGGGCGTGTTCTGGATTCTTTcagagggatagggggtgtttcggactctttcaaagggataggggggttCGGACTCTTGCAAAAGAATTGGGGGAGTTTCGGATTCTTTCAAAAGGattgggggtgtttcggactcgtTCAAGTGGATAGGGGTGTTTCGGTCTCATTTAAAGGGATAGGGTTTTTTCGGGCTTTTTCAAAGGAATAGGGGGTGTTTcagactctttcaaagggatagggggtgtttcggactcttttaaGGGGATAAGGGGTGTTTcagactctttcaaagggatcgggggtgtttcggactctttcaaggggattgggggtgtttcggactctttcaaaaggatagtgggtgtttcggactctttcaaagggatagggttttttcggactctttcaaggggataaggggtgtttcggactctttcaaagggatagggggtttTCGGACTCCTTCAagggataggggtgtttcggactctttcaaaagggataggggtgtttcggactctttcaaaagggatagggagtgtttcggactctttcaaaggggtagggggtgtttcggactcttccaaagggatagggggtgtgtTGGTctctttcaaggggataggggtgtttcggactctttcaaggggagagggggtggttcggactctttcaaaagggataggggtgtttcggactctttcaaaagggatagggggtgtttcggactctttcgaAGGGGTAgagggtgtttcggactcttccaAAGGGATATGGGGTGTGTCGGACTCTTTCAAgaggatagggggtgtttcaaactctttcaaagggatagggggtgtttcggactctttcaaatgtatagggggtgtttcggactctttcaaatgtATAAGATTATTTCAGATTCTTTGAAACGGTGTTTTGGACTCTTTTATAGGGATTGTTGGTGTTTCGGAATCTTTCATAGGGATAGTGGGTGTTTCACactctttcaaggggatagggggtgtttcggactcttttatAAGGATtgtgggtgtttcggactctttcaaaagggataggggggtgtttcggactctttcaaaggggtaGAGGGTGCTTCGGACTCTTCCAAAGGGATATGGGGTGTGtcggactctttcaaggggatagggggtgtttcaaactctttcaaagggatagggtgtgtttcggactctttcaaaggtatagggggtgtttcggactctttcaaatgtATAAGATTATTTCAGATTCTTTGAAACGGTGTTTTGGACTCTTTTATAGGGATTGTTGGTCTTTCGGAATCTTtcatagggatagggggtgtttcacactctttcaaggggatagggggtgtttcggactcttttatAAGGATtgtgggtgtttcggactctttcatagggatagggggtgtttcagaCTCTTTCAttgggatagggggtgtttcggccTCGTTCAAGGGGATAGggagtgtttcggactctttcaaggggattgggggtgtttcggactctttcaaagggataggggggttCGAACTCTCAAGAGGatggactctttcaaagggatagggggtgtttcggactctttcaagagGATAGTTTTTCATAGGGATAGAGGGTGTTTCacactctttcaaagggataagGGGTGTTTCGAACTCTTTTATAAGGATtgtgggtgtttcggactctttcaaagggatagggggtgtttcagactctttcatagggatagggggtgtttcggccTCGTTCAAGGGGATAGggagtgtttcggactctttcaaaggggtaggggtgtttcGGCCTCGTTGAAAGGGATAGGGGTTGTTTCGGACTATTTTATAGGGATAAGGGTTATTTCGGATTCTCATTTTTATAgagatagggggtgtttcggacacTTTAGAAGGGattaggggtgtttcggactgtTTCAAAGGGATAGTGAGTTTTCCGGACTCTTTCAAAGcgataggggtgtttcggactcttttaaAGGGATAGGTTTTTTTCGGGCtttttcaaagggatagggggtgtttcggactctttcaaggggatagTGAGTTTTCCGGACTCTTTCAAAGcgataggggtgtttcggactcttttaaAGGGATaagggtgtttcggactctttcaaagagattgggggtgtttcggactctttcaaggggatagggTTTTTTTCGGaatctttcaaagggataggggaggtTTCGTACTGTTTCAGAAGGATAAGGCGTGTTCTGGattctttcaaagggatagggggtgtttcggactctttcaaagggataggggggttCGGACTCTTGCAAAAGAATAGGGGGAGTTTCGGATTCTTTCAAAAGGattgggggtgtttcggactcgtTCAAGTGTATAGGGGTGTTTCGGTCTCATTTAAAGGGATAGGGTTTTTTCGGGCtttttcaaagggatagggggtgtttcggactctttcaaggggatagTGAATTTTCCGGACTCTTTCAAAGcgataggggtgtttcggactctttcaaagggataggggtgtttcggactctttcaaagagattgggggtgtttcggacttttTCAAGGGGACAGGGTTTTTTTCGGACTCTTTTGAAGGGATAGGGTTTTTCCGAAATCTTtcaaagggatgggggaggtttcGTACTGTTTCAAAAGGATAGGGCGTGTTCTGGATTCTTTcagagggatagggggtgtttcggactctttcaaagggataggggggttCGGACTCTTGCAAAAGAATTGGGGGagtttcggactctttcatagggattgggggtgtttcggactcgtTCAAGTGGATAGGGGTGTTTCGGTCTCATTTAAAGGGATACGGTTTTTTCGGGCtttttcaaagggatagggggtgtttcagactctttcaaagggatagggggtgtttcggactcttttaaGGGGATAAGGGGTGTTTcagactctttcaaagggatcgggggtgtttcggactctttcaaggggattgggggtgtttcggactctttcaaaaggatagtgggtgtttcggactctttcaaagggataggtttttttcggactctttcaaggggataAGGGGTGTtttggactctttcaaagggatagggggtttTCGGACTCCTTCAAGgggataggggtgtttcggactctttcaaaaggGATAGGGgtttttcggactctttcaaaagggatagggagtgtttcggactctttcaaaggggtagggggtgtttcggactcttccaaagggatagggggtgtgtTGGTctctttcaaggggataggggtgtttcggactatTTCAAGGGGAGacggggtgtttcggactctttcaaaaggGATAGGGAGTGTTTCGGTCTCTTTCAAAGGGGTATGGGGGTTTTCGGACTCTTCCAAAGGGATACGGGGTGTGTCGGACTCTTTCAtgtggatagggggtgtttcggactctttcaaaaggATAGGGGGTGTTCCGGACTCTTCCAATggtatagggggtgtttcggactctttcaaatgtATAAGATTATTTCAGATTCTTTGAAACTGATAGGGGGTGTtttggactctttcaaagggataggggtgtttcggactctttcaaagggatagggagTGTTTCGGACTTTTTCAAAAgaatagggggtgtttcggactctttcaaagggatagggggtgtttcggactctttcaaagggataggggtgtttcggactctttcaaaagggataggggtgtttcggactctttcaaaagggatagggggtgtttcggactctttcaaaggggtaGAGGCTTTTTCGGACTCTTCCTAAGGGATATGGGGTGTGtcggactctttcaaggggaaagggggtgtttcaaactctttcaaagggatagggggtgtttcggactctttcaagtgTATAAGATTATTTCAGATTCTTTGAAACGGTGTTTTGGACTCTTTTATAGGGATTGGTGGTCTTTCGGAATCTTtcatagggatagggggtgtttcacactctttcaaggggatagggggtgtttcggactcttttatAAGGATtgtgggtgtttcggactctttcatagGGATAGGGGGCGTTTCAAACTCTTtcatagggatagggggtgtttcggattcattcaaagggatagggggtgtttcggccTCGTTCAAGGagataggggtgtttcggactctttcaaggggattgggggtgtttcgaactctttcaaggggatagggGTTTTTTCGAagtctttcaaagggatagggggtgtttcgaactctttcaaggggatagggGTTTTTTCgaactctttcaaagggatagggggtgtttcggattCTTTCAAAggtatagggggtgtttcggactc from Penaeus vannamei isolate JL-2024 chromosome 5, ASM4276789v1, whole genome shotgun sequence includes these protein-coding regions:
- the LOC138861753 gene encoding uncharacterized protein — translated: MKESETPPIPMKESETPTILIKESETPHIPLKECETPPIPFERVRNTHNPYKRVRNTPYPLERVVRKNPYPLERVRNTPYPFERLRKNPYPLERVRNTPNPLERVRNTPISLNEAETPPIPLNESETPPIPMKEFETPPIPMKESETPTILIKESETPPIPLKECETPPIPMKDSERPPIPIKESKTPFQRI
- the LOC138861751 gene encoding uncharacterized protein, which encodes MRIRNNPYPYKIVRNNPYPFQRGRNTPTPLKESETLPIPLNEAETPPIPMKESETPPIPLKESETPTILIKEFETPLIPLKECETPSIPMKNYPLERVRNTPYPFERVHPLESSNPPIPLKESETPPIPLKESETLPIPLNEAETPPIPMKESETPPIPMKESETPTILIKESETPPIPLKECETPPIPMKDSERPTIPIKESKTPVRHTPYPFGRVRSTLYPFERVRNTPLSLLKESETPTILIKESETPPIPLKECETPTIPMKDSETPTIPIKESKTPFQRI
- the LOC138861752 gene encoding uncharacterized protein; this translates as MKESDTPRIPLEESENPHTPLKETETLPIPFERVRNTPSPLEIVRNTPIPLKETNTPPIPLEEVRKKPIPLKESETPTILLKESETPPIPLKESETPPIPLKESETPLIPLKESETPPIPLKESETPPIPLKKPEKTVSL